GGTGCGCTGCATGCAGGTGGCTGGCGGGCGAGGCTTTTTCTTGTGTCCGGGCTGCGACCTGCCCTTTGCCACTCCGCCGGCGAACGTCCAGGCAGTCACGCGCGCGGTGCGCGAATTCGGGCTTTGAAGGGAGCAGGCAATGGCCGCGAAAATTTTCATCGAGATTGTCACCCTCGACTCACGGGCGTGTAGCCCCTGCTACTACATGGTGGAGGCGGTCAAGAAGATCGTACCCCTCTTCCCTGGACAGATTGAGTGGCGTGAGACGCTGATCAAGACGCGCGAGGGGCTGGAGAGAGTGAAGAAGCTGGGGGTGGGCAAATTGCCCTCCATGCTCATCAACGGCGTGCCGGAGTTTGTGAGCATCATCCCTTCCGAGCCGGAGCTACGGGCGGCAGTGGAAAGGCACCTGCGAGACAGCTGAGGGCGGCAAGGCGTTGGCACTGCCCCCCTGCAGACAGGGCAATTGGGCCGCGAACCAGGGGCTTTTGTGTTGCACAGGTCTGCGCAGGGGGGCTCGTCCTCGCAAGCCGCGTCGTCAGAATCTCGCGCGTGAACGGTGCAGAGTCACTGATCAACCTGGAGGCACAGTGAGAATTGGCAGGCTGTTCTTCAAGTACCGCAGCTACACCCCGGTGCCACTCTTGGTGGCGGCTTTGGTGCTGGCGAAACCCTCGCTGGCGAGTGTGCTGCTTGGGCTGGCGGTGGCGCTGGTCGGCGAGGGACTGCGGCTGTGGGGCGTCCTCTATGCCGGCAGTGCCACCCGCACCACCGGACGGGTGGGAGCAGACCGTCTGGTCACCGACGGTCCCTACGCCCATGTGCGCAACCCCTTGTACATCGGCAACTTTTTTCTCAGCCTCGGCATCCTCATCATGAGCTGGGCGTGGATGCCCTGGCTGCTCATAGTGCTGCTGGGGGCCTTTGCCTTGCAGTACGGGAGCATCGTGCACGAGGAGGAGCGCTTTTTGGCGGAGCGCTTCGGGGACACCTACGCTGAGTACTGTCGCCGCGTGCCGCGCTGGATCCCTCGTCTGCGCGGCTTTTCCAACACCGAGCCCTCACGGCCGGTGCTGCGCAAGGCTCTGCATTCGGAGCGGAACTCGCTCCGTGCC
This genomic window from Calditrichota bacterium contains:
- a CDS encoding thioredoxin family protein, giving the protein MAAKIFIEIVTLDSRACSPCYYMVEAVKKIVPLFPGQIEWRETLIKTREGLERVKKLGVGKLPSMLINGVPEFVSIIPSEPELRAAVERHLRDS
- a CDS encoding isoprenylcysteine carboxylmethyltransferase family protein, translating into MRIGRLFFKYRSYTPVPLLVAALVLAKPSLASVLLGLAVALVGEGLRLWGVLYAGSATRTTGRVGADRLVTDGPYAHVRNPLYIGNFFLSLGILIMSWAWMPWLLIVLLGAFALQYGSIVHEEERFLAERFGDTYAEYCRRVPRWIPRLRGFSNTEPSRPVLRKALHSERNSLRALLIVTLLIIARWLLV